A genomic region of Mustela erminea isolate mMusErm1 chromosome 12, mMusErm1.Pri, whole genome shotgun sequence contains the following coding sequences:
- the ST6GALNAC4 gene encoding alpha-N-acetyl-neuraminyl-2,3-beta-galactosyl-1,3-N-acetyl-galactosaminide alpha-2,6-sialyltransferase isoform X2, whose amino-acid sequence MKARPLVRDPCRSCAVVSSSGQMLGSGLGAEIDSAECVLRMNQAPTLGFEADVGRRSTLRVVSHTSVPLLLRNYSHYFQHARDTLYVVWGQGRHMDRALGGRTYRTLLQLTEMYPGLQVYTFTERMMAYCDQVFQDETGKNRRQSGSFLSTGWFTMILALELCEEIVVYGMVSDSYCREESHPSVPYHYFEKGRLDECQMYLAHERAPRSAHRFITEKAVFSRWAKKRPIVFAHPSWRTQ is encoded by the exons CCGCTGGTCCGAGACCCGTGCCGCAGTTGCGCCGTGGTGTCCAGCTCCGGCCAGATGCTGGGCTCGGGCCTGGGCGCCGAGATCGACAGCGCCGAGTGCGTCCTACGCATGAACCAGGCACCCACTCTGGGCTTTGAGGCGGACGTGGGCCGGCGCAGCACCCTGCGCGTGGTCTCGCACACGAGCGTGCCTCTGCTGCTGCGCAACTATTCACACTACTTCCAGCACGCTCGAGACACGCTCTACgtggtgtgggggcagggcaggcacATGGACCGGGCGCTGGGCGGCCGCACCTACCGCACGCTGCTGCAGCTCACCGAGATGTACCCAGGCCTGCAGGTGTACACCTTCACTGAGCGCATGATGGCCTACTGTGACCAGGTCTTCCAGGACGAGACGGGCAAGAACCG GAGGCAgtcgggctcctttctcagcaccGGCTGGTTCACCATGATCCTGGCCCTGGAGCTGTGTGAGGAGATCGTGGTCTATGGAATGGTCAGCGACAGCTACTGCAG GGAGGAGAGCCACCCCTCGGTGCCTTACCACTACTTTGAGAAGGGCCGGCTGGACGAGTGTCAGATGTACCTGGCACACGAGCGGGCGCCCCGCAGCGCCCACCGCTTCATCACCGAGAAGGCCGTGTTCTCCCGCTGGGCCAAGAAGAGGCCCATCGTGTTCGCCCACCCATCGTGGAGGACCCAGTAG
- the ST6GALNAC6 gene encoding alpha-N-acetylgalactosaminide alpha-2,6-sialyltransferase 6 isoform X1, giving the protein MACPRPLSQCDPTSLPPGPPAGRRPLPLSRRRREMSSNREQRSAVFVVLFTLITILILYSSNSASEVFHYGSLRGRTRKPINVRKWSITGAYVPILGNKTLPSRCHQCVIVTSSSHLLGTKLGPEIERAECTIRMNDAPTTGYSADVGNKTTFRVVAHSSVFRVLRRPQEFVNRTPETVFIFWGPPNKMQKPQGSLVRVIQRAGLVFPNMEAYAVSPGRMRQFDDLFRGETGKDREKSHSWLSTGWFTMVIAVELCDHVHVYGMVPPDYCSGPASSACPTTTMSPRGRTSVSPTSRMSTAARATTTVSSPRRGSSPPGPSCTGSPSPIPPGPRPPRRWTSHGVGGGKAGETTLSSQPLNQGPSRGQSELAGVSSGQSGPCILQPVRAWGCLLTNQGFGFELCG; this is encoded by the exons atGGCTTGCCCGAGGCCCCTCAGCCA GTGTGACCCCACATCCCTGCCCCCTGGGCCACCTGCAGGACGCCGGCCCCTGCCCCTCAGCAGACGCCGGAGAGAGATGAGTAGCAACAGA gaGCAGCGCTCAGCAGTGTTCGTGGTTCTCTTCACCCTCATCACCATCCTCATCCTCTACAGCTCCAACAGTGCCAGTGAGGTCTTCCATTACGGCTCCCTGCGGGGCCGCACCCGCAAGCCCATCAACGTCAGGAAGTGGAGCATCACCGGCGCGTATGTCCCGATTCTCGGCAACAAG ACGCTGCCCTCCCGGTGCCACCAGTGTGTGATCGTCACCAGCTCTAGCCACCTGCTGGGAACCAAACTGGGCCCCGAGATTGAGCGAGCCGAGTGCACAATCCGCATGAACGATGCGCCCACCACGGGCTACTCAGCCGACGTAGGCAACAAGACCACCTTCCGCGTGGTCGCCCATTCCAGCGTGTTCCGTGTGCTGCGGAGGCCCCAGGAGTTCGTCAACCGGACCCCCGAAACCGTGTTCATCTTCTGGGGGCCCCCGAACAAGATGCAGAAGCCCCAGGGCAGCCTTGTGCGTGTCATCCAGCGGGCAGGCCTGGTGTTCCCCAACATGGAGGCCTATGCCGTCTCTCCCGGCCGCATGCGCCAGTTTGACGACCTGTTCCGGGGTGAGACGGGCAAGGACAG GGAGAAGTCCCATTCGTGGTTGAGCACTGGCTGGTTCACCATGGTCATAGCGGTGGAGCTGTGTGACCACGTGCACGTCTATGGCATGGTCCCCCCGGACTACTGCAG CGGCCCCGCCTCCAGCGCATGCCCTACCACTACTATGAGCCCAAGGGGCCGGACGAGTGTGTCACCTACATCCAGAATGAGCACAGCCGCAAGGGCAACCACCACCGTTTCATCACCGAGAAGAGGGTCTTCTCCTCCTGGGCCCAGCTGTACGGGATCACCTTCTCCCATCCCTCCTGGACCTAGGCCACCCCGCCGGTGGACCtcccacggggtggggggggggaaggcgGGAGAGACCACTCTCTCCTCCCAGCCACTCAACCAAGGGCCATCTCGTGGCCAATCAGAGCTGGCCGGAGTATCTTCGGGCCAATCAGGGCCTTGTATCCTCCAGCCAGTGAGGGCCTGGGGGTGTCTCTTGACCAATCAGGGATTTGGATTCGAGCTATGTGGTTAA
- the ST6GALNAC6 gene encoding alpha-N-acetylgalactosaminide alpha-2,6-sialyltransferase 6 isoform X4, which translates to MACPRPLSQCDPTSLPPGPPAGRRPLPLSRRRREMSSNREQRSAVFVVLFTLITILILYSSNSASEVFHYGSLRGRTRKPINVRKWSITGAYVPILGNKTLPSRCHQCVIVTSSSHLLGTKLGPEIERAECTIRMNDAPTTGYSADVGNKTTFRVVAHSSVFRVLRRPQEFVNRTPETVFIFWGPPNKMQKPQGSLVRVIQRAGLVFPNMEAYAVSPGRMRQFDDLFRGETGKDREKSHSWLSTGWFTMVIAVELCDHVHVYGMVPPDYCRDPHG; encoded by the exons atGGCTTGCCCGAGGCCCCTCAGCCA GTGTGACCCCACATCCCTGCCCCCTGGGCCACCTGCAGGACGCCGGCCCCTGCCCCTCAGCAGACGCCGGAGAGAGATGAGTAGCAACAGA gaGCAGCGCTCAGCAGTGTTCGTGGTTCTCTTCACCCTCATCACCATCCTCATCCTCTACAGCTCCAACAGTGCCAGTGAGGTCTTCCATTACGGCTCCCTGCGGGGCCGCACCCGCAAGCCCATCAACGTCAGGAAGTGGAGCATCACCGGCGCGTATGTCCCGATTCTCGGCAACAAG ACGCTGCCCTCCCGGTGCCACCAGTGTGTGATCGTCACCAGCTCTAGCCACCTGCTGGGAACCAAACTGGGCCCCGAGATTGAGCGAGCCGAGTGCACAATCCGCATGAACGATGCGCCCACCACGGGCTACTCAGCCGACGTAGGCAACAAGACCACCTTCCGCGTGGTCGCCCATTCCAGCGTGTTCCGTGTGCTGCGGAGGCCCCAGGAGTTCGTCAACCGGACCCCCGAAACCGTGTTCATCTTCTGGGGGCCCCCGAACAAGATGCAGAAGCCCCAGGGCAGCCTTGTGCGTGTCATCCAGCGGGCAGGCCTGGTGTTCCCCAACATGGAGGCCTATGCCGTCTCTCCCGGCCGCATGCGCCAGTTTGACGACCTGTTCCGGGGTGAGACGGGCAAGGACAG GGAGAAGTCCCATTCGTGGTTGAGCACTGGCTGGTTCACCATGGTCATAGCGGTGGAGCTGTGTGACCACGTGCACGTCTATGGCATGGTCCCCCCGGACTACTGCAG GGACCCTCATGGATAG
- the ST6GALNAC6 gene encoding alpha-N-acetylgalactosaminide alpha-2,6-sialyltransferase 6 isoform X3 — protein MACPRPLSQCDPTSLPPGPPAGRRPLPLSRRRREMSSNREQRSAVFVVLFTLITILILYSSNSASEVFHYGSLRGRTRKPINVRKWSITGAYVPILGNKTLPSRCHQCVIVTSSSHLLGTKLGPEIERAECTIRMNDAPTTGYSADVGNKTTFRVVAHSSVFRVLRRPQEFVNRTPETVFIFWGPPNKMQKPQGSLVRVIQRAGLVFPNMEAYAVSPGRMRQFDDLFRGETGKDREKSHSWLSTGWFTMVIAVELCDHVHVYGMVPPDYCSQRPRLQRMPYHYYEPKGPDECVTYIQNEHSRKGNHHRFITEKRVFSSWAQLYGITFSHPSWT, from the exons atGGCTTGCCCGAGGCCCCTCAGCCA GTGTGACCCCACATCCCTGCCCCCTGGGCCACCTGCAGGACGCCGGCCCCTGCCCCTCAGCAGACGCCGGAGAGAGATGAGTAGCAACAGA gaGCAGCGCTCAGCAGTGTTCGTGGTTCTCTTCACCCTCATCACCATCCTCATCCTCTACAGCTCCAACAGTGCCAGTGAGGTCTTCCATTACGGCTCCCTGCGGGGCCGCACCCGCAAGCCCATCAACGTCAGGAAGTGGAGCATCACCGGCGCGTATGTCCCGATTCTCGGCAACAAG ACGCTGCCCTCCCGGTGCCACCAGTGTGTGATCGTCACCAGCTCTAGCCACCTGCTGGGAACCAAACTGGGCCCCGAGATTGAGCGAGCCGAGTGCACAATCCGCATGAACGATGCGCCCACCACGGGCTACTCAGCCGACGTAGGCAACAAGACCACCTTCCGCGTGGTCGCCCATTCCAGCGTGTTCCGTGTGCTGCGGAGGCCCCAGGAGTTCGTCAACCGGACCCCCGAAACCGTGTTCATCTTCTGGGGGCCCCCGAACAAGATGCAGAAGCCCCAGGGCAGCCTTGTGCGTGTCATCCAGCGGGCAGGCCTGGTGTTCCCCAACATGGAGGCCTATGCCGTCTCTCCCGGCCGCATGCGCCAGTTTGACGACCTGTTCCGGGGTGAGACGGGCAAGGACAG GGAGAAGTCCCATTCGTGGTTGAGCACTGGCTGGTTCACCATGGTCATAGCGGTGGAGCTGTGTGACCACGTGCACGTCTATGGCATGGTCCCCCCGGACTACTGCAG CCAGCGGCCCCGCCTCCAGCGCATGCCCTACCACTACTATGAGCCCAAGGGGCCGGACGAGTGTGTCACCTACATCCAGAATGAGCACAGCCGCAAGGGCAACCACCACCGTTTCATCACCGAGAAGAGGGTCTTCTCCTCCTGGGCCCAGCTGTACGGGATCACCTTCTCCCATCCCTCCTGGACCTAG
- the ST6GALNAC6 gene encoding alpha-N-acetylgalactosaminide alpha-2,6-sialyltransferase 6 isoform X2, giving the protein MSSNREQRSAVFVVLFTLITILILYSSNSASEVFHYGSLRGRTRKPINVRKWSITGAYVPILGNKTLPSRCHQCVIVTSSSHLLGTKLGPEIERAECTIRMNDAPTTGYSADVGNKTTFRVVAHSSVFRVLRRPQEFVNRTPETVFIFWGPPNKMQKPQGSLVRVIQRAGLVFPNMEAYAVSPGRMRQFDDLFRGETGKDREKSHSWLSTGWFTMVIAVELCDHVHVYGMVPPDYCSGPASSACPTTTMSPRGRTSVSPTSRMSTAARATTTVSSPRRGSSPPGPSCTGSPSPIPPGPRPPRRWTSHGVGGGKAGETTLSSQPLNQGPSRGQSELAGVSSGQSGPCILQPVRAWGCLLTNQGFGFELCG; this is encoded by the exons ATGAGTAGCAACAGA gaGCAGCGCTCAGCAGTGTTCGTGGTTCTCTTCACCCTCATCACCATCCTCATCCTCTACAGCTCCAACAGTGCCAGTGAGGTCTTCCATTACGGCTCCCTGCGGGGCCGCACCCGCAAGCCCATCAACGTCAGGAAGTGGAGCATCACCGGCGCGTATGTCCCGATTCTCGGCAACAAG ACGCTGCCCTCCCGGTGCCACCAGTGTGTGATCGTCACCAGCTCTAGCCACCTGCTGGGAACCAAACTGGGCCCCGAGATTGAGCGAGCCGAGTGCACAATCCGCATGAACGATGCGCCCACCACGGGCTACTCAGCCGACGTAGGCAACAAGACCACCTTCCGCGTGGTCGCCCATTCCAGCGTGTTCCGTGTGCTGCGGAGGCCCCAGGAGTTCGTCAACCGGACCCCCGAAACCGTGTTCATCTTCTGGGGGCCCCCGAACAAGATGCAGAAGCCCCAGGGCAGCCTTGTGCGTGTCATCCAGCGGGCAGGCCTGGTGTTCCCCAACATGGAGGCCTATGCCGTCTCTCCCGGCCGCATGCGCCAGTTTGACGACCTGTTCCGGGGTGAGACGGGCAAGGACAG GGAGAAGTCCCATTCGTGGTTGAGCACTGGCTGGTTCACCATGGTCATAGCGGTGGAGCTGTGTGACCACGTGCACGTCTATGGCATGGTCCCCCCGGACTACTGCAG CGGCCCCGCCTCCAGCGCATGCCCTACCACTACTATGAGCCCAAGGGGCCGGACGAGTGTGTCACCTACATCCAGAATGAGCACAGCCGCAAGGGCAACCACCACCGTTTCATCACCGAGAAGAGGGTCTTCTCCTCCTGGGCCCAGCTGTACGGGATCACCTTCTCCCATCCCTCCTGGACCTAGGCCACCCCGCCGGTGGACCtcccacggggtggggggggggaaggcgGGAGAGACCACTCTCTCCTCCCAGCCACTCAACCAAGGGCCATCTCGTGGCCAATCAGAGCTGGCCGGAGTATCTTCGGGCCAATCAGGGCCTTGTATCCTCCAGCCAGTGAGGGCCTGGGGGTGTCTCTTGACCAATCAGGGATTTGGATTCGAGCTATGTGGTTAA
- the AK1 gene encoding adenylate kinase isoenzyme 1 isoform X2 codes for MEEKLKKTKIIFVVGGPGSGKGTQCEKIVQKYGYTHLSTGDLLRAEVGSGSARGKMLSEIMEKGQLVPLETVLDMLRDAMVAKVDTSKGFLIDGYPREVQQGEEFERRIGQPTLLLYVDAGPETMTQRLLKRGETSGRVDDNEETIKKRLETYYKATEPVIAFYEKRGIVRKVNAEGSVDSVFSQVCTHLDALK; via the exons ATGGAAG AGAAGCTGAAGAAAACCAAGATCATCTTTGTGGTTG GAGGGCCCGGCTCGGGGAAGGGCACCCAGTGTGAGAAGATTGTCCAGAAGTACGGCTACACCCACCTCTCCACCGGGGACCTCCTGCGGGCCGAGGTCGGCTCTGGCTCGGCCAGGGGCAAGATGCTGTCGGAGATCATGGAGAAGGGGCAGCTGGTGCCACTG GAGACAGTATTGGACATGCTTCGAGATGCCATGGTGGCCAAGGTAGATACCTCCAAAGGCTTCCTGATCGATGGCTACCCTCGGGAGGTACAGCAGGGAGAGGAGTTTGAGCGGAGG ATCGGACAGCCCACGCTGCTGCTGTATGTGGACGcaggccctgagaccatgacccagcGGCTCCTGAAGCGCGGAGAGACCAGCGGGCGAGTGGATGACAACGAGGAGACCATCAAGAAGCGGCTAGAGACCTACTACAAGGCCACAGAGCCTGTCATCGCCTTTTATGAGAAACGCGGTATCGTACGCAAG GTCAATGCCGAGGGCTCCGTGGACAGTGTCTTCTCCCAAGTCTGCACCCACCTGGACGCCCTCAAGTAG
- the AK1 gene encoding adenylate kinase isoenzyme 1 isoform X1, whose protein sequence is MGACCSGTRHTTEDSKAKEKLKKTKIIFVVGGPGSGKGTQCEKIVQKYGYTHLSTGDLLRAEVGSGSARGKMLSEIMEKGQLVPLETVLDMLRDAMVAKVDTSKGFLIDGYPREVQQGEEFERRIGQPTLLLYVDAGPETMTQRLLKRGETSGRVDDNEETIKKRLETYYKATEPVIAFYEKRGIVRKVNAEGSVDSVFSQVCTHLDALK, encoded by the exons ATGGGGGCCTGCTGCTCGGGAACCCGCCACACCACGGAAGACTCAAAGGCCAAAG AGAAGCTGAAGAAAACCAAGATCATCTTTGTGGTTG GAGGGCCCGGCTCGGGGAAGGGCACCCAGTGTGAGAAGATTGTCCAGAAGTACGGCTACACCCACCTCTCCACCGGGGACCTCCTGCGGGCCGAGGTCGGCTCTGGCTCGGCCAGGGGCAAGATGCTGTCGGAGATCATGGAGAAGGGGCAGCTGGTGCCACTG GAGACAGTATTGGACATGCTTCGAGATGCCATGGTGGCCAAGGTAGATACCTCCAAAGGCTTCCTGATCGATGGCTACCCTCGGGAGGTACAGCAGGGAGAGGAGTTTGAGCGGAGG ATCGGACAGCCCACGCTGCTGCTGTATGTGGACGcaggccctgagaccatgacccagcGGCTCCTGAAGCGCGGAGAGACCAGCGGGCGAGTGGATGACAACGAGGAGACCATCAAGAAGCGGCTAGAGACCTACTACAAGGCCACAGAGCCTGTCATCGCCTTTTATGAGAAACGCGGTATCGTACGCAAG GTCAATGCCGAGGGCTCCGTGGACAGTGTCTTCTCCCAAGTCTGCACCCACCTGGACGCCCTCAAGTAG